Proteins found in one Labeo rohita strain BAU-BD-2019 chromosome 11, IGBB_LRoh.1.0, whole genome shotgun sequence genomic segment:
- the mrpl4 gene encoding LOW QUALITY PROTEIN: 39S ribosomal protein L4, mitochondrial (The sequence of the model RefSeq protein was modified relative to this genomic sequence to represent the inferred CDS: deleted 1 base in 1 codon), translating into MFRATLAICGRTVVKRFISSVSGESALPSNLRLPSNLIGVAPQKRASPSGSDLPVLRRCEADIPAHLAPAQTWLETLGSHDSEPLGVVDLHPDVFSVPVRLDILHAVEVWQRNFKRISHAKVKSRAEVSGGGRKPWKQKGSGRARHGSIRSPLWRGGGVAHGPRGPTSYYYMLPMKVRVQGLKIALTAKLAQDYLHIVDSLEIPTPDPHYLLDLVKHRQWGDSVLIVDVSDEFPQNILKATEELKTVNIIPAIGLNVHSMLKHESLVLTLEAVKFLEKKLIWHDVRYTPLYPFKLPYSDLP; encoded by the exons aTGTTTCGTGCTACGTTAGCGATATGTGGAAGAACTGTTGTTAAAAGG TTCATCTCATCTGTCTCTGGAGAAAGTGCCCTTCCATCAAATTTGAGACTCCCGTCAAATCTCATTGGAGTCGCGCCACAAA AGAGGGCTTCTCCATCCGGCTCTGATCTTCCAGTGCTGCGCAGATGTGAGGCTGATATCCCAGCTCACCTGGCACCTGCTCAGACGTGGCTTGAGACTTTGGGAAGTCATGACAGTGAACCCCTTGGTGTGGTTGACCTACACCCTGATGTCTTCTCAGTACCTGTCAG GCTGGACATTCTTCATGCTGTAGAGGTCTGGCAACGTAATTTCAAACGAATA AGCCATGCAAAAGTCAAATCAAGAGCTGAAGTCAGCGGTGGAGGCAGGAAACCTTGGAAACAAAAAGGAAGCGGCCGGGCACGACATGGAAGCATTCGTTCTCCACTGTGGAGAGGAG GAGGAGTAGCTCATGGTCCACGGGGACCAACCAGCTATTATTACATGTTACCCATGAAGGTGCGAGTACAAGGGCTGAAAATTGCCTTAACTGCCAAACTGGCTCAG GATTACCTTCATATTGTGGACTCATTGGAGATTCCCACTCCAGACCCCCACTACCTCCTGGACCTGGTCAAACACAGGCAGTGG GGGGATTCAGTCCTCATTGTTGACGT aaGTGATGAATTCCCTCAGAACATTCTTAAGGCAACCGAAGAGCTGAAAACAGTGAATATCATTCCAGCCATAG gTCTAAACGTCCACAGCATGTTGAAACACGAAAGTCTGGTTCTCACTCTGGAGGCTGTAAAATTTCTCGAAAAGAAACTGATTTGGCACGATGTGCGCTATACACCCCTGTATCCCTTTAAACTCCCATACAGTGACCTGCCATGA
- the hyls1 gene encoding centriolar and ciliogenesis-associated protein HYSL1: MESLDFSEEEIQQQLAALGYKNIPKERLREFKRDLDQLIRHEKSKSHSSSEWTSPTSHSSSSKSPPALIKEKVQLNNIGPSCNYVLFNSSAGQQREIFSSTFNEDDYGDHGMNRYYDSYSRHTVAHRPDRPSTAPNRLETEEGPSEIFHSVLDGSETTSPDREHQVHLKPVIKRKVLRKHQGRSQVCDESTHSEDSGTVSELEERLDHMRIGASRVHYDSESEEMGSYTDRSSSVTEESPSAFQEYIKGMARSHSESDIRPRPKSFIRPVFDHPHTRNLKKTDPVAKYLQYKQDWETFKPPGEKSRRDLHWAIREQLMYQPPPPRPQKTYIPNTYVVPTEKKRSALRWEIRHDLAHGIIPTKISYP, encoded by the exons ATGGAGAGTCTAGACTTTTCTGAAGAGGAGATCCAGCAGCAGTTGGCTGCACTTGGATACAAAAATATTCCCAAAGAAAGACTGCGGGAATTCAAGAGAG ATCTAGATCAGCTGATTCGTCATGAAAAGTCAAAGAGTCACAGCTCCAGTGAGTGGACTTCTCCAACATCTCACAGCAGCTCCAGCAAAAGTCCACCTGCACTTATTAAAGAAAAGG TTCAACTGAACAACATCGGGCCTAGTTGTAACTATGTTCTCTTCAACAGCTCAGCAGGGCAACAGAGAGAG ATTTTCTCCTCCACATTTAATGAGGATGATTATGGAGATCATGGTATGAATCGCTACTATGATTCGTATTCTCGGCACACGGTTGCTCACAGACCGGATCGGCCCTCCACAGCACCCAACAGGCTGGAGACAGAGGAAGGACCTTCAGAAATTTTTCACTCAGTTTTGGATGGTAGTGAGACAACTAGTCCTGACAGAGAACATCAGGTTCATTTGAAACCTGTGATTAAAAGGAAGGTGTTAAG GAAGCATCAAGGTCGGTCTCAAGTCTGTGATGAGTCCACGCATAGTGAAGATTCTG GTACAGTTAGTGAGCTGGAGGAGCGTTTGGACCATATGCGGATCGGTGCATCTCGTGTGCATTATGACTCGGAAAGTGAAGAAATGGGAAGCTATACTGACAGATCCAGCTCTGTGACAGAGGAATCACCGAGTGCTTTCCAAGAATACATCAAAGGCATG GCACGATCACACAGTGAGAGTGATATCCGACCCCGTCCAAAATCAT TTATACGGCCAGTTTTTGATCATCCTCACACAAGGAACTTGAAGAAAACTGATCCAGTTGCGAA GTATTTACAGTATAAGCAGGACTGGGAGACGTTCAAACCTCCAGGAGAGAAGAGCAGGAGGGATCTGCACTGGGCCATCAGg GAACAACTTATGTATCAGCCTCCACCA CCGAGACCTCAGAAGACGTACATCCCCAACACTTACGTGGTTCCAACAGAGAAGAAGCGTTCTGCACTAAGATGGGAGATCCGACATGATTTAGCTCATGGCATTATCCCAACAAAAATCTCCTATCCCTGA
- the c11h6orf120 gene encoding UPF0669 protein C6orf120 homolog, translated as MTMVLSWGGLLILAALSRALGSLQHSEEPSVPDEWVLLHVVQGHIGAGNYSYLRLNHEGRIILYMQSLKGDADLYVSDKTLRPNFDTYKLQSTTCGQDVVVVPGDFIRPVGIGIYGHPSYMESEFEMRVFYDQTALTGEDIEKNSYSSDETPGQSQHSQGPEDVTEEEESILWTILIGILKIILEILF; from the coding sequence ATGACCATGGTGCTGTCCTGGGGTGGTTTGTTGATATTAGCGGCCCTATCCCGGGCCCTGGGCTCTCTGCAGCATTCAGAGGAGCCTTCTGTCCCAGATGAATGGGTCCTGCTTCATGTTGTGCAAGGCCACATCGGAGCGGGAAACTACAGCTACCTGCGTCTCAACCATGAAGGACGCATTATCCTGTACATGCAAAGCCTTAAGGGAGATGCCGATCTCTACGTCTCTGACAAGACGCTGCGGCCAAACTTTGATACCTATAAGCTTCAGTCTACCACCTGTGGCCAGGATGTGGTGGTCGTCCCGGGGGATTTTATTAGGCCTGTTGGAATCGGAATCTACGGACATCCATCCTACATGGAAAGTGAGTTTGAGATGAGGGTGTTTTACGACCAGACGGCACTTACAGGAGAGGATATCGAGAAAAACTCTTATTCCTCAGATGAGACTCCCGGTCAGTCTCAACACTCTCAGGGCCCTGAGGACGTGACGGAAGAAGAGGAATCCATCCTGTGGACTATTCTAATTGGGATTCTTAAGATCATACttgaaattttgttttga